One part of the Pandoraea faecigallinarum genome encodes these proteins:
- a CDS encoding carbon-nitrogen hydrolase family protein, protein MTSPDTKSATAPVRVAAAQMVSAPDVERNLREAARLVADAAQAGAQLVLLPEYFCYMGQRDTDKLALRETPGSGPIQDFLAETARRHGVWLIGGTLPLAAPEPEPERVLNTTLVFAPDGTPAARYDKIHLFNFVKGEEAYDEARTIRPGDTVRTFDAPFGRVGLSVCYDLRFPELYRAMGDCTLMVVPAAFTYTTGRAHWELLLRARAVENQCYVLASAQGGHHENGRRTWGHSMLVDPWGEIVAQREAEGAGVVVGEIDPARLAGVRQSLPAWRHRVLHG, encoded by the coding sequence ATGACGAGTCCCGACACGAAGTCAGCCACCGCGCCCGTGCGCGTTGCCGCCGCACAGATGGTGAGTGCGCCGGACGTGGAGCGCAACCTGCGTGAAGCGGCCCGGCTGGTGGCAGATGCCGCGCAAGCCGGCGCGCAACTGGTGCTGTTGCCCGAGTATTTCTGCTACATGGGCCAGCGCGATACGGACAAGCTCGCCCTGCGCGAAACGCCGGGGAGCGGCCCGATTCAGGACTTCCTGGCCGAGACGGCCCGCCGGCATGGCGTGTGGCTCATCGGCGGCACGCTGCCGCTGGCCGCCCCCGAGCCCGAGCCCGAGCGCGTGCTCAACACAACGCTGGTCTTCGCGCCGGACGGTACCCCGGCCGCGCGCTACGACAAGATCCACCTGTTCAACTTCGTCAAAGGCGAGGAAGCCTATGACGAAGCCCGCACCATTCGCCCGGGCGACACGGTGCGGACTTTCGATGCGCCCTTCGGACGCGTCGGGCTCTCGGTCTGCTACGACCTGCGTTTTCCCGAGTTGTACCGTGCCATGGGCGACTGTACGCTCATGGTCGTACCCGCCGCCTTTACCTACACAACGGGTCGCGCACACTGGGAACTGCTGCTGCGCGCGCGGGCCGTCGAGAACCAGTGTTACGTGCTCGCATCCGCGCAGGGCGGACACCACGAAAACGGGCGGCGCACCTGGGGGCATTCCATGCTGGTCGATCCCTGGGGTGAAATCGTCGCCCAGCGCGAAGCCGAAGGCGCCGGCGTGGTCGTCGGCGAGATCGACCCGGCGCGGCTCGCCGGCGTACGCCAGAGCTTGCCCGCCTGGCGGCATCGCGTGCTGCATGGCTGA
- the tldD gene encoding metalloprotease TldD, whose product MKIIDTGIQNLATARELLLTPYGLDESHLQRALGDIFTHRVDYADLYFQYTRSEAWSLEEGIVKSGSFSIDQGVGVRAIVGDRTAFAYSDDISEIALKDAAAATRSIASAGRGRVKVGNRLASASGHGLYLPSDPLASLDANGKVALLERIEKLARARDPRVSQVMAGLAGEYDVVLVARSDGVIAADVRPLVRVSVTVIVESNGRREIGNSGGGARLDYGYFTDDLLEKYVKEAVDGAIVKLDARPAPAGAMTVVLGPGWPGVLLHEAVGHGLEGDFNRKGSSAFSGRLGERVAAKGVTVVDDGTLSNRRGSLNVDDEGNPTQCTTLIEDGILKGYMQDSLNARLMKMPVTGNGRRESYAALPMPRMTNTYMLGGDKDPEEIIKSVKRGLYAVNFGGGQVDITNGKFVFSMSEAYMIEDGKITYPVKGATLIGNGPESLKDVTMIGNDMSLDSGVGVCGKEGQSVPVGVGQPTLRMENMTVGGTA is encoded by the coding sequence ATGAAAATCATCGACACCGGCATCCAGAATCTGGCCACGGCCCGCGAGCTGCTGCTCACGCCGTACGGCCTCGACGAAAGCCATCTGCAACGTGCACTCGGCGACATCTTCACGCACCGCGTGGATTACGCCGACCTGTACTTCCAGTACACGCGCAGCGAAGCGTGGAGTCTCGAAGAAGGTATCGTCAAGTCCGGCTCGTTCTCGATCGATCAGGGCGTGGGCGTGCGCGCCATTGTGGGCGACCGCACGGCGTTCGCCTACTCCGACGACATTTCCGAAATCGCCCTCAAGGACGCTGCCGCCGCCACGCGCAGCATCGCGTCGGCCGGGCGCGGGCGTGTGAAGGTGGGCAACCGGCTCGCCAGCGCCAGCGGCCACGGGCTGTACCTGCCGTCCGACCCGCTCGCGTCGCTCGATGCGAACGGCAAGGTGGCGTTGCTCGAACGTATCGAAAAACTCGCCCGGGCTCGCGATCCGCGCGTGTCGCAGGTCATGGCCGGTCTGGCAGGCGAATACGATGTCGTGCTCGTGGCGCGCAGCGACGGTGTGATCGCCGCCGACGTGCGTCCGCTCGTGCGCGTGTCGGTTACCGTCATCGTCGAATCCAATGGCCGCCGCGAAATCGGCAACAGCGGCGGCGGCGCGCGTCTCGACTACGGTTACTTCACCGACGATCTGCTCGAAAAGTACGTCAAGGAGGCCGTGGACGGCGCCATCGTCAAGCTCGACGCCCGTCCCGCACCAGCCGGTGCGATGACCGTCGTGCTCGGACCGGGCTGGCCCGGTGTGCTGCTGCACGAAGCCGTCGGCCACGGGCTGGAGGGCGACTTCAACCGTAAGGGCTCGTCGGCCTTCTCGGGCCGTCTGGGCGAACGTGTCGCCGCCAAGGGCGTGACGGTGGTCGACGACGGTACGCTGTCGAATCGCCGTGGCTCGCTGAACGTCGACGACGAAGGCAATCCGACACAGTGCACCACACTGATCGAAGACGGCATCCTGAAGGGCTACATGCAGGACAGCCTCAATGCGCGTCTCATGAAAATGCCGGTCACCGGTAACGGCCGCCGCGAATCCTATGCCGCGCTGCCGATGCCGCGCATGACCAATACGTACATGCTCGGCGGCGACAAGGATCCCGAGGAAATCATCAAGTCGGTCAAGCGCGGCTTGTACGCGGTGAACTTCGGCGGCGGCCAGGTCGACATCACCAACGGCAAGTTCGTGTTCTCGATGTCCGAGGCCTACATGATCGAAGACGGCAAGATCACGTATCCGGTCAAGGGGGCCACGCTGATCGGCAACGGCCCCGAATCGCTCAAGGACGTGACGATGATCGGCAACGACATGTCGCTGGATTCGGGTGTGGGCGTGTGCGGCAAGGAAGGTCAAAGCGTGCCGGTAGGTGTCGGCCAGCCGACGCTGCGCATGGAAAACATGACGGTCGGCGGTACGGCCTGA
- the aroG gene encoding 3-deoxy-7-phosphoheptulonate synthase AroG, translating into MPPHNTDDVRIRELKELTPPAHLIREYPCSEKSADLIHRSRGAIHRVLHGMEDRLVVIIGPCSIHDPKAALEYAARLVEQRERLKGELEIVMRVYFEKPRTTVGWKGLINDPHMDNSFKINDGLRLARELLAQINEMGLPAGTEYLDMISPQYIADLVSWGAIGARTTESQVHRELASGLSCPVGFKNGTDGNVKIAVDAIKAASQPHHFLSVTKGGHSAIVSTAGNEDCHLILRGGKAPNYDAASVQTACDDIAKSGLAARVMIDASHANSQKKHENQIPVCEDIARQIAGGDDRIIGVMVESHLVAGRQDHVPGKELTYGQSVTDACIDWEDSLKVLDTLAEAVRARRVARGAGN; encoded by the coding sequence ATGCCTCCCCACAACACCGATGATGTCCGTATTCGCGAACTGAAGGAACTGACGCCCCCGGCGCACCTGATTCGCGAATACCCGTGCTCGGAAAAGAGCGCCGACCTCATCCATCGCTCGCGCGGCGCCATCCACCGCGTGCTGCACGGCATGGAAGACCGCCTCGTCGTCATCATCGGACCGTGCTCGATCCATGACCCGAAAGCCGCGCTGGAATACGCCGCGCGCCTGGTCGAACAGCGCGAACGGCTCAAGGGCGAACTGGAAATCGTGATGCGCGTGTACTTCGAGAAGCCGCGCACGACGGTGGGCTGGAAGGGTCTGATCAACGACCCGCACATGGACAACAGCTTCAAGATCAACGACGGCCTGCGCCTGGCGCGCGAACTGCTCGCCCAGATCAACGAGATGGGTCTGCCGGCCGGCACGGAATACCTCGATATGATCAGCCCGCAGTACATCGCCGATCTCGTGTCGTGGGGCGCCATCGGCGCACGCACCACCGAATCGCAGGTGCACCGCGAGCTGGCCTCCGGTCTGTCGTGTCCGGTCGGTTTCAAGAACGGCACCGACGGTAACGTGAAGATTGCCGTGGACGCGATCAAGGCCGCCTCGCAGCCGCACCATTTCCTGTCGGTGACGAAGGGCGGGCACTCGGCCATCGTGTCGACCGCCGGCAACGAAGATTGCCATCTGATCCTGCGCGGTGGCAAGGCGCCGAACTACGACGCCGCCAGCGTGCAGACGGCCTGCGACGACATCGCCAAGTCGGGACTGGCCGCGCGCGTGATGATCGACGCATCGCACGCCAACAGCCAGAAGAAGCACGAGAACCAGATCCCGGTGTGCGAAGACATCGCCCGCCAGATCGCCGGAGGCGACGACCGCATCATCGGTGTGATGGTCGAGTCGCACCTCGTGGCCGGCCGTCAGGACCATGTGCCGGGCAAGGAACTGACGTACGGTCAGAGCGTCACCGACGCCTGCATCGACTGGGAAGACAGCCTGAAGGTGCTCGATACGCTGGCCGAAGCCGTGCGTGCACGTCGCGTGGCTCGCGGCGCGGGTAACTGA
- a CDS encoding cob(I)yrinic acid a,c-diamide adenosyltransferase — MGNRLSKIVTRTGDGGKTGLGDGARVDKFSLRIVAIGEVDETNSHIGVLLCEDLPQDVRAMLIDIQHDLFDLGGELSMPRHTLLGDAHVAKLDEWLAHYNADLPRLKEFILPGGTRAAALAHIVRTVARRAERAMVALGAEETVAPAPRQYVNRLSDLMFVLARVLNRAGGGADVLWQRDRAERNA; from the coding sequence ATGGGGAATCGTTTGAGCAAGATCGTCACGCGTACGGGCGACGGCGGCAAGACCGGACTGGGCGACGGCGCGCGCGTCGACAAGTTCAGTCTGCGCATCGTCGCCATCGGCGAGGTCGACGAGACCAACTCGCATATCGGCGTGCTGTTGTGCGAAGACCTGCCGCAGGATGTACGCGCCATGCTGATCGATATTCAGCACGACCTGTTCGATCTCGGGGGCGAGTTGAGCATGCCGCGCCACACGCTGCTGGGCGACGCTCACGTCGCCAAACTCGACGAGTGGCTGGCGCATTACAACGCCGATTTACCGCGTCTGAAGGAATTCATTTTGCCGGGCGGCACGCGTGCGGCGGCGCTCGCGCACATCGTACGGACCGTGGCACGGCGCGCCGAGCGCGCGATGGTGGCGCTGGGCGCGGAAGAGACGGTCGCGCCTGCGCCGCGTCAATACGTCAATCGCTTGTCCGACCTGATGTTCGTGCTGGCCCGCGTACTCAATCGCGCGGGTGGCGGCGCCGACGTGCTGTGGCAGCGCGACCGGGCCGAACGCAACGCCTGA
- a CDS encoding FAD-binding oxidoreductase translates to MNHPHLPFAAKRPFPGALLAELQALLGERVSTKEALREHHGRDESPFDPMLPDAVAFAHSTEEVSQIVKLCARYDVPIIPYGAGSSLEGHLLAVEGGLSLDLSEMNRIVSINAEDLTVTTQPGISRKALNEALRDTGLFFPIDPGADASIGGMCATRASGTNAVRYGTMRENVLALTVVLADGRVIHTGTRARKSSAGYDLTRLFVGSEGTLGIITEATVRLYPQPEAVSAAICSFPSMTDAVNCTIQTIQLGVPVARVEFVDALAVRAINKHSRMELPETQTLFFEFHGSEAGVKEQAQTVEELAKENGGTGFEWATRTEDRNRLWSARHSAYFAMLQLQPGSRAVTTDVCVPISRLAECVGETEEDLKGSYLTCPIVGHVGDGNFHVAILIDPDKPEDIEEAERLNRRIVDRAIRMGGTCTGEHGVGLHKMGFLVTEHGEDAIDVMRAIKTSLDPHNLLNPGKIFRLRAAG, encoded by the coding sequence GTGAATCACCCCCACCTGCCGTTCGCCGCCAAGCGTCCGTTTCCCGGCGCCCTGCTCGCCGAGCTGCAAGCCCTGCTGGGCGAGCGTGTGAGCACCAAGGAGGCGCTGCGCGAACATCACGGCCGCGACGAGTCTCCGTTCGACCCGATGCTGCCCGATGCGGTCGCGTTCGCGCACAGCACGGAAGAGGTCTCGCAGATCGTCAAACTCTGCGCCAGATACGACGTCCCCATCATTCCTTACGGTGCGGGCTCGTCGCTCGAAGGGCATCTGCTCGCGGTCGAGGGCGGCCTGTCGCTCGATCTCTCGGAGATGAACCGGATCGTTTCCATCAACGCCGAAGACCTGACCGTCACCACCCAGCCGGGCATCTCACGCAAGGCACTGAACGAAGCGCTGCGCGATACCGGCCTGTTCTTCCCGATCGATCCGGGAGCGGACGCCAGCATCGGCGGCATGTGCGCCACGCGCGCCTCGGGCACGAACGCCGTGCGCTACGGCACCATGCGCGAGAACGTGCTGGCGCTCACCGTGGTGCTCGCCGACGGTCGTGTGATCCATACCGGCACGCGCGCGCGCAAGTCGTCGGCCGGGTACGATCTCACCCGTCTGTTCGTCGGCAGCGAAGGCACGCTCGGCATCATCACCGAAGCTACGGTGCGTCTGTATCCGCAGCCGGAAGCCGTATCGGCCGCCATCTGCTCGTTCCCGAGCATGACCGATGCCGTGAACTGCACCATTCAGACGATTCAGTTGGGCGTGCCCGTCGCACGTGTCGAATTCGTCGATGCACTCGCCGTGCGCGCGATCAACAAGCACTCCAGGATGGAATTGCCCGAGACGCAAACGCTGTTCTTCGAATTCCACGGCAGCGAAGCCGGGGTGAAGGAACAGGCGCAGACGGTCGAGGAACTTGCCAAGGAAAACGGCGGTACCGGCTTCGAATGGGCCACGCGCACCGAAGATCGCAATCGTCTGTGGAGCGCGCGTCACAGTGCGTACTTTGCGATGCTTCAGTTGCAACCGGGCAGCCGTGCCGTCACGACGGACGTGTGCGTGCCGATCTCGCGTCTGGCGGAGTGCGTCGGCGAGACGGAAGAGGATTTGAAAGGCTCCTACCTGACGTGCCCGATCGTCGGCCACGTGGGCGACGGCAACTTTCACGTGGCGATTCTGATCGATCCGGACAAGCCGGAAGACATCGAAGAAGCCGAACGCCTGAATCGACGTATCGTCGATCGCGCGATCCGCATGGGCGGCACGTGCACCGGCGAACACGGGGTGGGCCTGCACAAGATGGGCTTTCTCGTGACCGAACACGGTGAGGACGCCATCGACGTCATGCGAGCGATCAAGACATCGCTCGATCCTCACAATCTGCTGAACCCGGGCAAGATTTTCCGGCTGCGTGCTGCGGGCTGA
- a CDS encoding FAD-linked oxidase C-terminal domain-containing protein encodes MNAPLTPQGQPNAPGSTPAGTAFDAPNDADALAARQRQLLEALARILPLHCILHRREDTTPYECDGLAAYRRVPLAVVLPESESQVQRILQACHQLGIPVVPRGAGTSLSGGAMPISDGLVLSLAKFKKIVEVDPYARTATVQPGVRNLAISEAAAPYGLYYAPDPSSQIACTIGGNVAENSGGVHCLKYGLTVHNVLRVRAITMSGEAIEFGSLGPDAPGLDLLSVFIGSEGMFGVVTEITVKLVPRAQTAQVIMASFDDVETGGNAVAAIIAAGIIPAGLEMMDKPATRAVEEFVHAGYDLDAAAILLCESDGTPEEVTEEILRISHVLRTSGATRLQISRSEEERLRFWSGRKNAFPAAGRISPDYYCMDGTIPRRAIGTLLKRIEGLEQQYGLRCINVFHAGDGNMHPLILFNGNDQDEWHRAEAFGCDILEACVELGGTITGEHGVGIEKINSMCVQFSAQERDAFFGVKRAFDPVGLLNPDKGIPTRARCAEYGKLHVRGGMLPHPDLPRF; translated from the coding sequence ATGAACGCGCCTCTGACGCCGCAAGGCCAGCCCAATGCCCCCGGCTCGACGCCGGCGGGCACCGCGTTCGACGCTCCCAACGACGCCGATGCGCTCGCCGCGCGTCAGCGTCAGTTGCTCGAAGCGCTCGCCCGGATTTTGCCACTGCACTGCATCCTGCACCGCCGCGAAGACACCACGCCTTATGAGTGCGACGGCCTTGCCGCGTATCGTCGCGTGCCGCTCGCCGTCGTGCTGCCCGAATCCGAATCGCAGGTGCAGCGCATCTTGCAGGCATGTCATCAGCTTGGCATTCCCGTGGTGCCGCGCGGGGCGGGCACGAGCCTGTCCGGCGGCGCCATGCCGATCTCGGACGGACTGGTGCTTTCGCTCGCGAAATTCAAGAAGATCGTGGAAGTCGACCCCTACGCGCGCACGGCCACGGTGCAACCGGGCGTTCGCAATCTTGCGATCTCGGAGGCAGCCGCGCCTTACGGGCTGTATTACGCGCCCGATCCGTCCTCGCAGATCGCGTGCACCATTGGCGGGAACGTGGCGGAGAATTCCGGCGGCGTGCATTGCCTTAAATACGGGCTCACGGTGCATAACGTACTGCGCGTGCGTGCCATTACGATGTCGGGCGAAGCCATCGAATTCGGCTCGCTCGGGCCGGACGCCCCCGGGCTCGACCTGCTCTCCGTGTTCATCGGCAGCGAGGGGATGTTCGGCGTCGTCACCGAGATCACCGTCAAGCTCGTGCCGCGCGCACAGACGGCGCAGGTCATCATGGCGAGTTTCGACGACGTCGAGACGGGTGGCAATGCCGTTGCGGCCATCATCGCCGCCGGCATCATTCCGGCCGGGCTGGAAATGATGGACAAACCCGCGACTCGGGCCGTCGAGGAGTTCGTGCATGCGGGCTACGACCTCGATGCCGCAGCGATCCTGCTGTGCGAATCGGACGGCACGCCGGAAGAGGTCACCGAGGAAATTCTGCGCATCTCCCATGTACTGCGCACGTCGGGAGCCACGCGTCTGCAAATCTCCCGCAGCGAGGAAGAGCGCCTGCGCTTCTGGTCCGGACGCAAGAATGCGTTCCCCGCCGCCGGGCGTATCTCGCCGGACTACTACTGCATGGACGGCACCATTCCACGCCGCGCGATTGGGACATTACTCAAACGCATCGAAGGCCTGGAACAACAATATGGGTTGCGCTGTATTAACGTCTTTCATGCGGGAGACGGGAACATGCATCCGCTCATTCTTTTCAACGGCAACGACCAGGACGAATGGCATCGTGCCGAAGCGTTCGGTTGCGACATTCTCGAGGCGTGCGTCGAGCTCGGCGGCACGATCACGGGCGAGCACGGCGTCGGCATCGAGAAGATCAATTCGATGTGCGTCCAGTTTTCCGCGCAGGAGCGCGACGCATTCTTCGGGGTGAAGCGTGCGTTCGATCCGGTCGGGCTGCTCAATCCGGACAAGGGCATTCCGACACGCGCACGCTGCGCCGAATACGGCAAGCTGCATGTGCGGGGGGGAATGCTGCCTCACCCCGACCTGCCGAGGTTCTGA
- a CDS encoding ion transporter, with the protein MRPLSEWLPHDWRQRLYIIIFEADTREGRLFDIALLVAIVLSVLTVVVSSVPAVQATMPIPMAILEWFFTLLFTAEYIARLLSAHRPMRYALSFYGIIDLLAILPTYLAILVPELHGLIDVRLLRLMRAFRILKLTAYVNEAGILSIALYNARRKILVFLGFISIIVVIFGTLMHIIEGPEHGFTSIPVGIYWAIVTLTTTGYGDVVPVTGLGKAITGFVMLLGYSVIAIPTGIMGAEIHSAMRRKPITTRTCGQCQTEGHDPDARFCKHCGSELGPYQTDTAPPPEPS; encoded by the coding sequence ATGCGCCCGCTGTCGGAATGGCTGCCGCACGACTGGCGGCAGCGGCTCTACATCATCATCTTCGAAGCCGACACGCGCGAAGGCCGGCTGTTCGATATTGCGCTGCTCGTCGCCATCGTGCTCTCCGTGCTCACGGTGGTGGTGTCGAGCGTGCCCGCGGTACAGGCCACGATGCCGATACCGATGGCCATTCTGGAATGGTTCTTCACGCTGCTTTTCACTGCCGAATACATTGCACGGCTGTTGAGTGCGCACCGGCCGATGCGTTATGCGCTGTCGTTCTACGGGATCATCGACCTGTTGGCCATCTTGCCGACGTATCTCGCGATACTCGTGCCGGAGTTGCATGGGCTGATCGACGTGCGTCTGTTGCGTCTGATGCGAGCGTTCCGGATTCTCAAGCTCACCGCGTACGTGAACGAAGCGGGAATTCTCAGCATCGCGCTGTACAACGCGCGTCGCAAGATCCTGGTGTTTCTCGGATTCATCTCGATCATCGTGGTGATCTTCGGCACGCTCATGCATATCATCGAAGGCCCGGAGCACGGCTTCACCAGCATTCCCGTGGGCATCTACTGGGCCATCGTCACGCTCACGACCACCGGCTACGGCGACGTCGTTCCCGTGACCGGCCTGGGCAAGGCGATCACCGGCTTCGTGATGCTGCTCGGCTATAGCGTGATCGCGATTCCGACCGGCATCATGGGCGCCGAAATTCATTCGGCCATGCGCAGAAAGCCCATCACCACGCGCACCTGCGGCCAATGTCAGACCGAAGGACACGATCCCGACGCGCGCTTTTGCAAGCATTGCGGAAGCGAACTGGGGCCCTACCAAACCGATACGGCACCGCCGCCCGAACCGAGCTGA
- the glcE gene encoding glycolate oxidase subunit GlcE, with protein sequence MTDTNDTIENFRAVIEQATARRAPLQLRGGGTKAWYGQQRVGDVLDTRAYSGIVAYDPAELVITARCGTPLAEIEAALAERSQLLPFEPPYFGPGATIGGAVAAGLAGPRRSAVGAVRDFVLGARLMDGRGHVLNFGGQVMKNVAGYDVSRMLAGSLGTLGLILEVSLKVLPQPFAELTLQFEMNAIDAVRKLNEWGGQPLPITGSAWRSDLLVIRLAGASAAIKAARVKMGGELVDAIHAAKFWHAIREQTDNFFADAGPGQALWRLAVPSTAEPHRLPGKQLIEWGGAQRWWITDADAQIVRSAARQDGGHATLFRYGEPGVSVFTPLPAPVMRIHRNLKSVFDPAGIFNPGRMYPEF encoded by the coding sequence ATGACCGACACGAACGACACCATCGAGAATTTCCGCGCCGTCATCGAACAGGCGACGGCACGTCGCGCACCGCTCCAGCTTCGCGGCGGCGGCACCAAGGCGTGGTACGGCCAGCAGCGTGTGGGCGACGTGCTCGACACACGCGCCTACAGCGGCATCGTCGCGTACGATCCGGCCGAACTGGTCATCACCGCGCGCTGCGGCACACCGCTGGCCGAGATCGAAGCCGCCCTCGCCGAACGCAGTCAGTTGCTGCCGTTCGAGCCGCCCTACTTCGGACCGGGCGCGACCATCGGCGGCGCCGTGGCGGCCGGGCTGGCCGGCCCGCGCCGCAGCGCGGTCGGCGCCGTGCGCGACTTCGTGCTCGGTGCCCGGCTGATGGACGGCCGCGGGCATGTGCTGAACTTCGGTGGTCAGGTAATGAAAAACGTTGCCGGGTACGACGTCTCGCGCATGCTCGCGGGCTCGCTCGGCACGCTGGGGTTGATTCTGGAGGTCTCACTCAAGGTGCTGCCGCAGCCGTTCGCCGAACTGACCCTGCAATTCGAGATGAACGCCATCGATGCGGTGCGCAAGCTCAACGAATGGGGCGGCCAGCCGCTGCCGATTACCGGCAGCGCGTGGCGCAGCGACTTGCTGGTGATTCGTCTGGCCGGCGCTTCCGCGGCAATCAAGGCCGCGCGCGTGAAGATGGGCGGCGAACTGGTCGATGCAATCCACGCGGCCAAGTTCTGGCATGCCATTCGCGAGCAGACGGACAATTTCTTCGCCGACGCAGGCCCCGGGCAGGCACTGTGGCGGCTGGCCGTGCCGTCGACGGCGGAGCCGCATCGTCTGCCAGGCAAGCAATTGATCGAGTGGGGCGGCGCGCAGCGCTGGTGGATCACCGATGCCGACGCACAGATCGTGCGCTCTGCGGCACGGCAGGACGGCGGTCATGCCACGCTGTTCCGCTACGGCGAACCGGGAGTCAGTGTCTTCACGCCGCTGCCCGCGCCGGTCATGCGCATTCACCGAAATCTGAAGTCGGTGTTCGATCCCGCCGGCATCTTCAATCCGGGACGGATGTACCCGGAATTCTGA
- a CDS encoding PLP-dependent aminotransferase family protein encodes MRSAASPVAPVVAEGRIPLYRQLAERYRHAIDAGTLEPGTRMPSVRALMERHQVSLSTALQTCRHLEAQGLLEARPRSGYFVRMPARASLAPMAEPRPWVPDLMQYVGINQRVSSILARGLQADVKINLAVAHGSASLYPVNELRQATMRALRDNPLLFGTPPPGGGESRFRSAIARRALEARMNINPEEIVVTHGCIEAINLALRAVASSGDVVAVESPTYYALLQTLESMGIRALEIPTSPQTGISLDALELASQTYENIKAVIVVPHFQNPLGSVMPDAHKAQLVKWAEARGIAIIEDDTYSALGDDGNVPAAIRSWDTTGNVIHCASLHKTLAPGMRLGWIAGGKWQWRVEMLKYAQTRPNEALAQIAMGEFMDSPRFDRHLRRLRAMLREHRAAMAEAIATYFPAGTRLTQPAGGLSLWVEMPGGVSSERLFDAALEKGIRVAPGSLFSNSARYDNFLRINGGQPFTREVDKAVRTLAAEVIRLLDTNG; translated from the coding sequence ATGCGCTCCGCGGCATCGCCGGTGGCGCCCGTCGTCGCCGAGGGGCGCATCCCCCTCTATCGCCAGTTGGCGGAGCGCTATCGCCACGCCATCGATGCCGGTACGCTCGAACCCGGCACGCGCATGCCCAGCGTGCGAGCGCTCATGGAGCGGCATCAGGTCAGCCTGTCGACGGCGTTGCAGACGTGCCGTCATCTGGAAGCGCAGGGCCTGCTGGAGGCGCGGCCGCGTTCGGGCTACTTCGTGCGCATGCCGGCACGGGCGAGCCTCGCGCCGATGGCGGAGCCGCGCCCGTGGGTGCCTGACCTGATGCAGTACGTGGGCATCAACCAACGCGTATCGTCGATCCTGGCAAGGGGCCTTCAGGCGGACGTCAAGATCAACCTCGCGGTCGCGCACGGCTCCGCGTCGCTGTATCCGGTCAACGAACTGCGTCAGGCGACGATGCGTGCGCTGCGCGACAACCCGTTGCTATTCGGTACACCGCCACCGGGCGGTGGAGAGTCACGTTTTCGCTCGGCCATTGCCCGGCGTGCGCTCGAAGCGCGCATGAACATCAATCCCGAGGAAATCGTCGTCACGCACGGATGTATCGAGGCGATCAATCTCGCACTGCGCGCCGTAGCCAGTTCGGGCGACGTGGTCGCCGTCGAATCGCCGACGTACTACGCGTTGTTGCAGACGCTGGAGAGCATGGGCATTCGCGCGCTCGAAATTCCGACGAGTCCGCAGACCGGTATCTCGCTAGACGCACTGGAACTGGCGAGCCAGACCTACGAGAACATCAAGGCGGTGATTGTCGTGCCGCATTTCCAGAACCCGCTCGGATCGGTGATGCCGGATGCGCACAAGGCGCAACTCGTGAAATGGGCCGAGGCGCGCGGCATCGCGATCATCGAAGACGATACCTATTCCGCGCTGGGCGACGACGGCAACGTTCCCGCCGCCATCCGGTCATGGGATACGACGGGCAACGTGATTCACTGCGCGTCGCTGCACAAAACCCTCGCGCCCGGTATGCGCCTGGGCTGGATCGCCGGCGGCAAGTGGCAGTGGCGGGTGGAGATGTTGAAATATGCGCAGACGCGTCCGAACGAGGCGCTCGCGCAGATCGCGATGGGCGAGTTCATGGATTCGCCTCGCTTCGATCGCCACCTGCGCCGCTTGCGGGCCATGCTGCGCGAACATCGCGCGGCAATGGCAGAGGCGATCGCGACGTATTTCCCCGCGGGCACACGTCTCACGCAACCGGCCGGCGGGTTGAGTCTGTGGGTCGAAATGCCGGGAGGCGTCAGTTCGGAGCGGCTGTTCGATGCCGCGCTCGAGAAGGGGATTCGCGTCGCGCCGGGCAGCCTGTTCTCGAATTCGGCGCGTTACGACAATTTCCTGCGGATCAACGGCGGGCAACCGTTCACGCGCGAGGTCGACAAGGCAGTGCGCACGCTGGCGGCCGAAGTCATTCGCCTGCTCGACACGAACGGCTGA